The DNA window ttggaacaaGTTTTCCTATAGGAAAATATACATTGACAAGCGTAGTTTTTCGTTTGTTTAAGAATTGCTGCtagaaaagctttctttaaaataaaatacactattttaggGCCCATTCGAAcgtttgaattaacgaaaaatgaaattgaaaattacgttttttcgctcagtgaatgctTAGCTCTCATTGTTTTCTTGTGTGTCGaatacactcaaattttaaacatgtatGACTTTTGCTATAGATAGATTTTGCTATAGACTGCTATAGATTCTATCCTACAGACCaattgatccgacctaccaaattggTTATATGGATATTAAAAGAAGAAGTAAAAGGCATCTTCCACCTCCAAACCTCGTGAGTCGATATATGTAgacatgtccgtctgtctgtttcaaCGAGAACTAGCCTCAGTTTTATGGCTACCGACTTGCGCACATATTTCTTTTACCTTTACGTGCAGtatatatatccgatatttCCGATATTTATCTGATCTTAacttgcgatatatatctgatCTTATGAACTTCGCCTCCGTCCGAAAGTTAGTTTATCCCTCTATGGACttaaccataaaaaatataccataattaaaaaatatactatatactataaaaaaccataaaaaatataccatATACCATAACcattcataaaataaatacagcTACCAATAACTTTGTTCAacgtttgtttgtttttttagatTACTTATAATAAGAGCGAAATTTTAAagcgaaaatttaaattttatacgTCATGGAACGGCCGGAATTGATGAAGTCATCAGATCTACCTAGTACGTCATCGATTTCTAACAATCCTAATGAGCAACCCGCATTAATTGGACCTACGCGTTGTAACCAAATTGGATGGACTATAGAAGCTACAGACGTATCATTAGAAGAGCCTTCAACAAGCCATCATTGTCATATTGAATCTGATTCGGCAGAAACATCAATGCCAAAGTCATCTTATTCTACGTCAAATAATTCTATCATTGGGAATAACATTGCAGAAAGTGAAAGTGTTGCAACAACATTGGATTCCATTAGAGTAAATCCAGAAAAAAGCAACAATGACAAGGAGCGGGAATTGAACGACGAATCTCTTTATGAATGTAACATATGTCTGGATACAGCTAAAGATGCCGTTGTCAGTATGTGCGGTCATTTATTCTGTTGGCCCTGTTTGCATCAATGGCTTTTAACTCGACCTAACCGAAAACTCTGTCCAGTGTGCAAAGCTTCTGTCGATAAAGACAAAGTCATACCACTTTACGGACGCAATAGTATACGACGAGAAGACCCACggtacaaaatatttataaattaaattttttatttatagtaACACAAAGAAATTATGTTTACAGCAACAAAGTTCCACCCCGTCCAGCAGGTCAACGTACTGAGCCGGAGCCTACGGCTGGATTTCCAGGCTTTGGATTTGGTGAAGGTTTTCACATGTCTTTTGGCATAGGCGCCTTTCCATTTGGCTTTATTACTTCTTCATTAAACTTTGGAGAACCTCGACCTCCTGGTATATACAGATGAGTTAAAAACTTATCATTCATCAAAATACATCGGATTTAtcaaaatcctttttttttaatataaatttaaaaaaaaaaaacacagttCCAACctttaatctttaaaaacaccaaagttgtgacgtttacgatcgttcagttatatagcagctctAAGATAAAGTCCAAGGTTCCAAGCTATTATCTGACTGACACACAGCAGCTTATTTTGACTCacaaggtgatcctgatcaagaatatatgtactataTTGTGTTGAAGTACCAAAATTATAGTACCATCTGCGAAGGTATAAGAATGACGGGTCAAATAGTTCGATAATACCCCTTTATAAAATAAGCTAAAAAGCACCTAAGTAAAACGATATCCCAAGAAAGGAAAAGGCGTTTTTGTCCTTATCTTAGGTAGATTCTCCCCTTTTAATGGTAATCAAGAGAAAACAGTTTCCAAGGATTCTCCAAATTTTACTTTACAAAAATGGAAGGATATTTTGTGTTCACGTGGGAGCAAAgtggtttattttaaatgaaattatttagAGACCCAACttctgtttttaaaataaataagtattaAGTTAAAATTTTTCAGTTCTGTTCGCAGCTTAGTATGTTTAGAACACTGGTCCACCTATTTCAAGGGCATACGGTATAAACGGAATCAGTTAACTGAACATATGCTTATTTTCATAAGTGTATGGGACATAGATTTAAAAAACAGCAGTATGGGCTACCCTATTTAGAGTTTTATATACTTAACTGTGCTTTTAGAAATTATGctaaataccattttttaatttctttttagcAGCCAATCGTGGAACAACCCAATACGAGGATGAACAAACTCTTTCAAAATTGTTTCTATATCTTGCTTTTTTATGCATCGGGTGGCTGCTTTTTGCATAGAAATGTAACATAAAAAGGTAATTAAAACACATAAAATACCCaaacaagaattttatttaaaaattaaaaaaaaaaaattttattttaataaaaatttaaaaaatttttttttgaacttGCAGATATTTTGTCCCTAGTTTCCCAACGTATACTTACTTGTAAAtggtttatttaaaataattcctGCTATTGAAAACTGGAACTTCTGGCGCAGCCGCAGCTGATATACCCGTTGCAGTtaagatcggatatatatcgcaaatatcggatatagttggcggaCCCTTATGAGAATCAACTTCCTACAACCAATttcttaaaatacaaaatttaacaaaagttttaatcttctatcttcaaaaatacaaaagttgggtcatttccgatcgttcatttaTGTGCTAGCTATAAGAtttagttgtccgatccttatgaaatttggtagatcggatccATTGGTCGAAAAAAAGAATTGGTCAAAGTTATGGCATTTTCCGATccgttgtatggcagctataaaaaagtcggtcgttccgacttgtATACTGCgtgtcgaaaaaaaataatgtgtGCAAAGTCAACCGCCTTAAAATTCAGCTCATGTAAAAACCGACAAaaacctctgcaagggtataaccaTCAGTTTTTGCTGGTAAACTTGTAAACTTTATTTGTGCAAAACACATTCTTTATTTGTAAAAGTTTATGTTAGTGTTTTTTTGTACTTACAAGTTGAGCTATGAGGACGGAACTTTTTGTTAgagatttgaaaataaaaatgtaaaattgaattaaatttgtaATTTCTTGTCCAAGTTGTTATGAATTAGATCTCTAATGCCTGacgtcttttttttaaatcggggtctaataacaaaataatgaaaaatcacggaaaaaaatgtatgccaAATCCCATAtctctattattattatctctAAGATCCACGAATTCATACGggcagacggacatggctatatcgaatTGACTgttgattctgatcaagaataaacatactttatggggtcggataTGATTCgttctctatgttacatattcacacgactacaacatacccttgtactctacgagtaccgggCATAAAAACACTTAAGTTATGGCATTttcaatcaatcagttataaggcacctagaagacataaaaaaaagttcacgAAGAAATAGACAGACAAACGGTTTTCTCTTGCTCTTAACGACTTTCCCCTTGCTTTAACGAACTTATTGGTTCTTATGTATTCAGACGAAGCTAAGCTTTGCcttcattattatttcggTTCTTCACAAAAAATTACgcctttttatcgttcttgccctctccAGGATATGTATTTTCTCTATGTGATTGTCTTAAGGATGTATTCTCATGTGTgaagttgaaaaaatcgattttttttttgtcacatATTTTGAAAGTAGAATGTTAACATGTCTTAATTATGTTacattaagaatgtactgttaatgtttcaaataaacatatcaaataatgacagcgATAAAGCCCATATttgagagcgcgcctacaccgaaaagtatgagtttctcggtagcgt is part of the Drosophila bipectinata strain 14024-0381.07 chromosome XL, DbipHiC1v2, whole genome shotgun sequence genome and encodes:
- the LOC108126127 gene encoding E3 ubiquitin-protein ligase RNF185 isoform X2, whose translation is MERPELMKSSDLPSTSSISNNPNEQPALIGPTRCNQIGWTIEATDVSLEEPSTSHHCHIESDSAETSMPKSSYSTSNNSIIGNNIAESESVATTLDSIRVNPEKSNNDKERELNDESLYECNICLDTAKDAVVSMCGHLFCWPCLHQWLLTRPNRKLCPVCKASVDKDKVIPLYGRNSIRREDPRNKVPPRPAGQRTEPEPTAGFPGFGFGEGFHMSFGIGAFPFGFITSSLNFGEPRPPANRGTTQYEDEQTLSKLFLYLAFLCIGWLLFA
- the LOC108126127 gene encoding E3 ubiquitin-protein ligase RNF185 isoform X1 encodes the protein MERPELMKSSDLPSTSSISNNPNEQPALIGPTRCNQIGWTIEATDVSLEEPSTSHHCHIESDSAETSMPKSSYSTSNNSIIGNNIAESESVATTLDSIRVNPEKSNNDKERELNDESLYECNICLDTAKDAVVSMCGHLFCWPCLHQWLLTRPNRKLCPVCKASVDKDKVIPLYGRNSIRREDPRNKVPPRPAGQRTEPEPTAGFPGFGFGEGFHMSFGIGAFPFGFITSSLNFGEPRPPAANRGTTQYEDEQTLSKLFLYLAFLCIGWLLFA